CGTATCTACCTGCACATCTGCCTGCACCTCTGTCCATGTATCTACCTGCACATCTGCCTGCACATCTGCCTGCACCTCTGTCCACGTATCTACCTGCACATCTGCCCACACCTGCCCCTCCCCCCGGATCCTCCGCTCCGCCAGGGGGCGCCGCCCCCCCCCGTGGCTGATGCAATCCCCACGCGgcgcgagggggcgtggcttccgCCTTGGCCCCGCCCACCAGAGGGGGGAGTCCCCCGCGGCGTCCAATGAGCACCGCGATATAccagagggggcggggcttagccCGCTCGTCAGCGAGGCGCGTCCCCTGCGCTGTGACgtcagggggcggggcttgCCCCCCTGGCTCCGCCTATCAGAGTGGTGAATCTCTCGCGAGGCCGCAGCGCTGACCAATGAGCGGCGGCGCCGGCGCGGAGACGCCCAATGAACGCTGTGACGTCAAAAAGGCGGGACTTACGCCCCAGCCCCGCCTATCAGAGAGGGGCGATGCCTCGGCGCTGGCCAATGAGCGCTGCGACGTCGAGAGGGCGGGACTTACGCCTCAGCTCCGCCAATCAGAGCGGGCGATGCCGCGGCGCCGGCCAATAAAGGCGCCGACGTCgcgcggagggggcgtggccggCGGGCCGGAGGAGGGGGTGGAGGCGCCGCTCTCGCCCCCGCGCCGCCATTTTGCGTCGCCGCCCGCAGCAAGAATGGAGCCCAGAGAACGAGAGGAGCCGCCCGCCGCCATCCAGCCCGCCGCCCCGCGATGGAGCCGCGCTCCGCACCCCCTCTGGCATCGCTGAAGCAGCCCCCGAGCCCGCGCATGGAGCCGAGCGGCCGCCAGCGGGGGGGCCTGGCCGCGGCCTGGCCCGGCGCGGcctccccgccccccgccgcctctTCGCCTGAGGGGAACGCGCCTTCCTCGTGGCTGCGCCTCGTGTCGCAGCTCCTGTCGCCTCTGCCCGCCCTGCTGCAGCGCCTGCTGCCCGGCCCCGCTCTCAGCAGCGCCCTGTGCCCCGCCGagccccccccgccgcctctgctgctgctctcggAGCCGCCCTCCCCGCTGCGCTGGGCGCGGGGGGAGCAGGCGGGGGGCGGCACGGAGCCCTCGCAGCGCTTTTGGGGGGCTGCGGTGGTGAAGAGCCGGCTGGCTgcttcccccagccccagaggGGATCTGTACGTGGTGGGTTCGGCGCatctgccccagcccctgcgAGCTGAGCCCCCTGCGGGGCCCTGGAGGGGCTGCCCGGCCCCGGGGGCGCTGCCCGAGGTGGAATTTGTACGAAGTAAGCGCTTGGCTTTCCTTCAGCGGTGGCCCCTGGCGAGCCTGGCGGTGCCAGAGCAGGACCACGGCTACCACAGCCtagaggaggagcagcagcagcagcacaaggggGTTTGTCAAAGAGAAAGCGAAGAACTGCGCGATGCGAAGCTTGGCGAGGCAGGGGGAGAAGCTGGAAGTGGCCCCTTGGAGCTGGAAGGAGTGAGGGGTTCACCTGAGGGGGAAACCAGAGAGGACTCGGAGGACTCTGACACAGAACAAAGCCTTCCAGTTTCGTCCAGACCTGCCTGTGCGAATAAATTAATAGACTATATCATAGGGGGAGTTTCCAGCGGGGAAGAGAGTGTGGATGATGAGGAAGATtgggatgatgatgatgatgacgacGGGTTTGACAGTGAAGGGCTCGCCTCGGATTCAGACACAGGTAGCCAAGACGGGGAAAGGCTTCACCTCTGGAATTCCTTCTACAGTTTGGATCCCTACAACCCTCAGAACTTCACAGCCACCATTCAGACATCTTCCAACGATCCGGGAAAGGATAGGTCAGAtatggaagaagaggaggaagaggaggaagattcTTCTTGGGCAGAGGAGTCCTCAGGCTCTTCTCATCCTAATTCAGACGAGGAGGATGAGTGGGACTGTAGCAGTGTGGATGAGGCGGAAAACTTGAAACTCTGGAACTCGTTCTGTACCTCAGATGATCCCTATAACCCTTTGAATTTCAAAGCAGCCTTTcaaacagcagagaagaaagggaCGCCTGGTTTAAAAGGAGCGGAGAAGCTGAGCCCGGTCCCTTCTGAGCGCTGTCACGTAACTGTCTGTCGGGTGCAGCTCGAAACGCAAAGCTCTGGGGTCACGGACTTTGTGCAGCAAGACATTCCTGCTGGAGCGAAAAGTCGCAGTACCAAGCAGAAAAAGGTATGAGTTTTATCTACGGGCTTGTGTTTTGGGGGTGCTTAACAAAAACCCATAAAGCAAACCCACActgggctaagaggggtgggtGAAGTCTCTCGTGCCAGGATTCCAGCCCCGTGAGCTTACGGTCTAATTATTGGACTGGAATGAGTCTGCCTCATCCCTGACACGTGATGGTAGGTTTCATAATTGAGTGGCACAGGGCAGATAATTTCTTCACGTTTCATTTCTAAGCCTGAAgttgcattttccttttaaggCGGACTTTCTGTTCCGTATTTGTGTTGTAGTTTTCGTCATCAGAAAAACAGCTGGAAACTGTGACAAGTTTCTCTGGAAAGCACCCGTTTCGATTGTGAATAATCTTGATAAAGTATTTTAGGACTTTTTCTGTGTGTAACCTAATCAAGACTTTCAACATTTTAGGACTTGAGACAAATCTGTTTGAGTTAAAACTGTCTTTTGGAGCAGGAAGAACTTCTGTGGTGTGTTAACACGTGCTACAGTGAACCACACCATAGAATACAGTAATACTCCCATTTAAGAGACTTAAGCAGTCGTTTATTAGAAGGATGTAATCTGGAACTGGGCTCAAAAGCACAAATTGGAAGTGTATTGTATTTATGAGGAGTTGGTGTGTTAAAAGACTTTTTAATGTGCTAGGATAGTGACAAACAAATCCACTCTCCAGTAAGTTTTTTGATGATCAGTAAGTTTTTTGATGATCAGTAAGTTTTTTGATGATGTACCAGATGGATTTTCAGGCACAATGTCCGAGTCTTGCCTGGTACTTAAATATTGTAGGAATTGTGATGCTaagccatagaatcatggggtggtttggattagaaggaagcttaaagcccatccaattccaaccccctgccatgggcagggacacctccctctggatcaggggctccaagccccatccaacctggccttgaacccctccagccaccacttctctgggcaacctgttccaggacctccccaccctcacagcaaaacatttctccctaagatctagtctaaacctctcctttttcagcttaaaagtcCTGGGGTAATACACTAATGTGACAAAttatcaaaacagaaaacttgTGTAATGCTCGCTTTGGTGCTTTTAGAGCGATGTGTTTGCTCCTTTAATTTAGAGCCTGGTTTGGACATTATCTTATACCTGGTGTTGCTAGAGTGTGTTGTCTTCAGAAACTTAATGGTTCACATGGGATGAACTCTTGTATTTTAATGTAAAGGAGAATACTCAgacagtttcatagaatcacagaattatagaatggtttggatttgaagggaccttgaaggtgCATCTCTGAGGTGCTGCATGGTGGCACTGAGCCCTACCGTAAGGTCACACCGCTGTGACCTAAAATCTTGTTATGTGTCAGGGGTGTAGACTGAACAGTAGTAATTTTTTTGACTCATTTATTGTTTGGCTCTGTGGATGGTGAAAGAACGATGATGTGGATGCAATATTTAGCATGACGTTACAAAATCCAATAATTGTGCCCGAGGGTGGCTCAGACTGATGTAAAAAGGATGTAAGGTGGGAATTCCCAGTGGGCTAGGCTGATGTAACAACTCCGtgtgctgggaagcagcaggtaCTTAATTAGGTCTGTGCAAAACAGCCAGTGCTGAGCGGTGACCGAGGTCCTCCCAGGAAATCTGCAGGTTCTTCATCCTGCTGaaggctgtttcctctctggCACCCTGCAATTGTACAGCAGCAATATTTGTGCCTGTAAAATTATAAAACCTAGgagtgttttgtttctctgtgcagGGATGTGTGGGATCCTGTTTTCACGGGAGGCGCAGCAGTGATTTGGGATTGATGACTTCTGGAGGTTGCCATTAGCTCAGTCTGTTGTGGCAGTGTGTCCTCAGCTGGTGTTTATTCCTGAAGGTCACCCTTTCCATAACCATTGCCTTCATGTTCCCTGCGAAAGCTGAGAGATGGCTTTACACAAAAAGCAAGCTCACTTTACACCCCTCCATATTTTAGCACGAATGGGTTGTGAAACTAGGGTCCTGCATTAATAAAAGGTAGGGATGCAGCAGCAAGTGTTTCACACCTCCCTAAGTTAATTCCTGAGCTTCCAGAAGCAGCTGTCCTGCGGCAGATTCAGTGGAGTCACTTGTAGGAACAGCATTTATCTTGTTTTCAGGAATCGGCCCTACTCTGAGAACTAGTGGATGCTGACAGCCAGTTAGTTTGTCCTTCAGGTTTGTGCCTTTTGTGCAGCTAAATGAAAAGCAATATGTAATTTGGTAGGAGCCTGAAATAGTCCAGCTTTTGCTTAGCGCTCGATAActgaaaaacttaaaaattcttAGCATGGAAAGAGTCTAAATACTGTCAAGTTGAGGTCCTGAGCCTGtgagtttgttttcttaaaatagcTTTATAGTTCTTAAAAATAGCAGGAAGTTTCCAGAGGTATTTTAAAGTGCTGTGACTTTGACTTCGTTTCAGCTCTGAGTAGACGGGTTTGTTCCATTCACGTAGTGATGAGAGTTGCTTCCTTAGATAGCGTAGTGTGATTTCTTTTCCTGGCGATGAAGTATGAGCTGGCTCACGTGATTACTTACTCTTCAGAACAATGattgttccttttttattaCGTAAGCTTCACTAATTGGCAGTGTTGCCCAGCAGCGCATTTCTAGCCCAGAGTGAGTGTCCTGGCTGTCCTGCTGAGCGACCTGCTTGAATGATCTCTGTGCCAGGCTGTAACGTGGTGCTGAAATGGGGAATGTGAATCTGCTGTCTGCCTCGAGGGGCCTCTTAAGGTGCAGTTTTGAAATTCTGCAGTAGTTTGAGCGTTGCTTTGGTAGAAGGAGATGCCAGCAAGTGGTGGCTTTTAAAGCCAAGAGGTGAATTGCAATCTGGCTGAGGTGGTGCAGAGGCCTAGCGTGAGCTGGTAGCagattgtagaatagtttgggttggcaGTCATCCGGTTTGACtgccttgccatgggcagggacacctcccactggatcagattgttccaagccccatccagcctggccttgagcacctccagtcaccactgctctaggcaacctgggccagggcctccctatcctcacagcaaaacatttcttcccaatatctcatctcaatttcccctctttcagcttaaaaccattccctctcatcctgtccctgcactccccgatcCAGAggccctccctagctttcctggagcccctttcagtcctggaaactgctctaagttctccctggatccttctcttctccaggttgaacaatcccaactctctcagcctggctttgtacaggaggtgctccagccctcagatcatctttgtggcctcctctggacccactccaacagatccataacttctttttaaaaaaacccaaaacaaatcGTATGTGCAAATCAATACTAAGCTTCTTTTGCATGAGTGTGTGGCTAGTGCTTCACTAAAtgacttctctttttccagGTCACCTTCCTTGAAAAAGTTACTGAGTATTACATAAGCAGTGAGGAGGATCGGAAAGGACCCTGGGAAGAGCTGGCACGAGATGGCTGCAGGTTCCAGAAACGTATCCAAGAAACAGAAGAAGCCATAGGATATTGCTTCACACCAGAACATAGACAAAGAGTATTTAATAGACTTCAAGAAACCCACAACAAGCGGGTTGATCCTTTCTAGCACCTTAAAATAGCTGGTAGTTGTGTGACCCTAAGCACTCATAAAcgccttcaaaaaaaaaaaaaaagaagtggcagCTGCATGTGGGGAgaaaagtgggatttttttttttccccaggttgATATTCAGCCAACGAATAATCCTGTGTGTCCCGTTTAGCCAGACAAAACCCTTTGAGCGTCCTCAAGGGTAAGGGTGGTGTAACTGCATTCCTTTAACACTTTCGAAATGGACTGCTTTAGGTTAAATCCATTCCAAAAATGCCTTGTCTGCCGTATGTTGAGAAGTGGTGACTATTAAGTTGGATTTTTGCActttgaaaaaagcaaaacctatTTTGAAGGAAATATTTATGGGTCTCAGGCCCCAGTTATTGCAGTTTTGATTTAAAGTTTCTGAATGTTTGTGCTACTTCCTTGTGGTTCTCCATTTTCTCTAACTTGTACAAGAGTCTCAAATTTTGTTAGCTAAGGACGTTAACTTCACTGTGCAAAGCAGATAGGTTGTTCCTTCCTTTTAATATCCCAGTTTTGCATGTAATCTCTTGTTTGAGTGTTTCTGTAGCACTTTGATAAGTTAATATCGCAGTCCAGCACactggggatgcaggggagCCCTGGTGCACCAGAAGCCTTTTGGTTTCGCTCTATTTAAATGATACCTTTACCCAGTAGTGTTCCAAAGGCTGCTTGTGCACCAAACTTCTTTGCTTTCAGGGCAATGAAAGCCCTCATCCTAACCAATAATATCAAGGCCCTGACTGATAGTTTGAATTTGGTAGCCTCGCACAGGGAACCAGGCCCTAGTTCATTAGTTAATTATGGCAAAGTTACCCTAAGAGTGATTCTGCTTTCTGAAGATGGTTTGACGTGGAGGGTTCTTCATACTCCTTGTATCCAAAACACTCGTTCTGGTACTTAAAAGGGGAATTACCTTTGGCTTATGGAAATCCAAGGCTACAAATCGCTGTGTTCTTTACCAAAACCCAGTATTAATACCTCTATGCATCTGCACTTTTGTTTGCCTGGTAcgaaaaaccaaaacatttcatgTTTGGGTTCTGAAAGTTCAGGTTCTCCCTGGAAGGAAAATGCTCCTTATTTATGTTCCTAACTAGAAATGTTTAATTGTTGTTTCagtcaaaaataaaacagcagcacCGGTTGGATGTGTGTTTGGACCCGAAGGCTGGTGTCTGGCTGTTACCCAAGCAGGTATGAGGTCATGCAATGGAGTAAACACCAAACATCAAAGAATTCAACTCTTTTCGCACGAAGTTGcatgaataaattatttgctaCTTGATTCATTTATCTGACtagaattattttgcttttttaaggGAGAGACCTAAAAGCACTTCAGAATTGTCATCTCATTGACTTcaatttttaattcaaaagaaacagataCAGAAGAGCTTTACAGAGCTCTACAGAATTTTCTGATTTACCATGCTGTCTTTTTGGCCGTTTGTTCTAATTCTGGCTCAAAAATATCAGCGTTTTGGGGTTTACACTTTATTCTTATTGCATGAAGTGTGTTCTTTGAGTTTAAAttccctttctctgctgcaAGTTAGAAGTGTTACAGCTGCAAGGTTCAGAGGGTTAACTGAACTACAGAAGAGTTGTTCTGTAAGTGTAAAATGCAACCCGAATTCCAGCAGCCTTACAGACCGGCTGCTTAGAAGCGATGCAGCAAAGTTGTTTTTCATCCCtatggtattaaaaaaaaattagattctCCTTTCCTACCCAAGATGGTTTTAGTTGTGAAATCGTAATTCTAATCGTGCTTCCAAATCTTGTGAAATGACTTTTAATTTTTAGGAGTTCATTCCCTGTAACATAAATAATGCCTGGTGTTTGGTTTTAGTTTAGGAAAAAGCATGTAGGGTGGTAAATTACAGTAGAAATTTGATGACTTGGGCCATAAGTGGGACTGATAAGTAAAAATGCTGTTCATTGCTCTTGGTAAAACATACCATAGTCATTTCTCTGTGACTCCTAGTTTCCTCGATCTTGGAGAACTTGTTGGTGCTTCTGTTACTCCGGACAACTCACTTGGTTTACTGGTGCTTCTGAGGAGCTTTAGAGTGGTGTGAACGAACACCTGCAGATACTGTTCTGCTGTTTGCAGAGGCTTGGAAAAGGCTACGGCTGGAAACCAACAGAGTTGACAAATTGGGTGTGAACAAGATTAAAAACTATTTCCAAAGTGCTTCTGATGTTTGAGAAAAATCCGGTTTTTCCAGCCTGCAGCGTATCAAGCCCTCTGTTCTAACACTGCTGATTGTCACCAAACATACCTACTTGGGTAAGCTCTTCCTCCCCTCAACCCTCTTGTTTCCAAACTGTGAGGTGATAGGAAACAGACACTAAATTCACCATAAATGTCATCTAAAAGCAAGCTAAGCTCGGCTGTCGCTATTCTCCCTATAACATACCTTAAAATGGTGTGTACGTGTGTTAAGTGCTTTGAGTGAGGCAGCAGAAATGACACTTGCCGAACTTTAAATCAAAACTGTAAtgatgagattttatttttgtataatttaGAGGAAGTTAGAAAACCTTCAACATTGGCTTTATACAGATTTTAATTGATTTGTGTCGcatttgttgggtttttataTCTAAAGTTATATTTCTGTACATAATAAAACTATTCAGAACTAATCTGTAAATTGTAATAAAGATATTTGCAAGATAATGCCAGCTTGGTTTTCTTTGGAAGAACTTAGGGGAGGCATCAGGTAACTGCCAAAGGGCGATTTATGCGCTTGCACTGAGCTTTATGAGAATATTAAACGTATTTTTATCCCATTTGGTGTTTAGGAGGCAGTTACGGTAATTGAGAGGCAGGCATCCCTGTGAATTCCCTTTCAAACCAGTGAGTGTGAGGAGTTCTTGTCCTGATGAAGCTCTTGAATTAAACAGAGCGTGCAAGTGTTCTGATTCAGTGTTGGCTTGGTGTGAGCGGGGCTGTTAACGTTCTGTTGCTCTCATTGAAGCTTCTTTGAATATTTCTTGAAGTGTTGAGATTTGAGTTCAATTTTCTCTACATGGGTCAGCATAACTTTAAATATCAAAactgggggcggggggcgtgTGAAGGGATTTCAGGGTGAGGGTAAGTATTTTCAGGCTTTACACTGAAACAAATTTGAGGAGTTTCCTTttaagaatcatggaatgatgtgggtcagaagggacctcaaaggccatctagttccaaccccttgcaatgggctgggacaccttccactggatcagagtgatcaaagctccatccaaccaggccttgaacccctccagggatggggcatcgaACATCAGATCGATTGTCAATTTGAGATGGGCTGGAGTGCTTCCCTATGTTCTGCCAGGTAGCGTTGCCCTGTGATACAGTGCGTGAGTTATTCCCTTGTTTATGTTCTAATGAGTCAGAGTAAAATGAGTAAGGAGCTCAGAATCCAGGAGAGGTGGCAGTGCCCAGAGACACTTAATCCTACTCAGCATTACCcagcataattttatttaatgaagaatttttttgttgtgtaaAGCTGTGTTTATCACTCTCTGCTTTTTAGACTAAGGAATACCATGATATTGGAAACGTTCCCTGGGGTTTTGTGCCCCTTGGCTGGGGCTGAGTCGGAAAGAGGGGTCTGGAAGCAccgtgctgctgctggaggatagCAACAAGATGAGCTTTGTATCCCAGTGTTACAGGGTGAAGGTGCTTGGAGTGATTTGCAGGCacaaatctgcttttccagcagttCCTAGGAGCTCCCTGTGGAATGAAGCCAGCCTGGCCAAGAGGATTTTGGCCTCAGGTGAAACCCTGCTGATTAACCTCTTCCTTAGATACCAATGATAGCGATGATGATGAGTGTCTCATGTGTGACGTGGTCATGGCATAGGAATCTCTGGAATGAGTTCAAGGGTCACGGGTCCATTACGCTGTTCATGGAGTGATGTTTTGGGGAGAGTGTGTTGCATTATTTGTTGTTTAGTTCATGCCTTGAAGGAGACTGGTTGGTAGAGCTCAGGACTGGGGTGGTACTGTATGCTGTTTGCTCCTCTCGTACAGCACAAGCTGTTTCACCCTGTGCTTGCATCGCATCCAGGTGTCCCTAAACCACCACCGTGCGGTATTTATTCCTGTGTCACAGGGAGAAAACTGCTGGATTAcacaaggaaaaacattttctgcacTCCCTGTCATACTCGGTTTGAAATTGAGCAAAGCTTCACACAACAAACGCAATTGTGAACCGCAGTTGTCATCAAAAGTCGAATtcccctgctctgctggctctgaaatctgctttaaaaataatcgTTGTGATTTCTCTTCGTTCTCTGCGATAGCTTCAAGAATTATAGTTCACTAAAGGAAAGCTACTGCGTGTCTGGCAGTGCATCCAGATGCCATCTGGAATGTAGAGATCCTGCTGGGATTGCGTTGTTCTATCAGCACTGAGATCTGCAGTCGGAGTTTAGCTGACAATTTATCTGTGTTAGAGCTGCATCTTCTCCCCGGGACCTAACTTGTTTGTCAGCAGAGCACGTGGGGAGTAAAATAAGCTGCTATTTTTGTAGTCGCTACTCCTTGCATCCACTAAAATGCCACGTGCAAAGCAGTGCTGCTGCGGAGCTGGTTTAATCCCACAAGAGCCAGTTCCTTCTGAACCTGGCAGGGGCAGGAAAAGGCAGTGACATCGAGTCATGAAGTGACTGCAGTTCCCGGGAGAGTTTGCTGCTTCCTAGCCTCAACCTGCCGGGCTGAAACTTGGATATAAtcccagtgtgtgtgtgtgatggtGAGGGGGGAAATGAAGCCTTGTAAAAGCTGCCCATTAGTCGTGAGGGTATAAAGTATTAGAGCTCATTAGCAGGAAGCTTCCATCTGCCCTCCTGCATCCATCTGCCTTCCTGCTAATGCTGGCGATAAGACTGTTAGCGATAAAACACTGGAGGCTTTGTAGCTGCCCCAGCTGTAGGAGCACGTTGGATATTCCCGGCTTTCCGTGCTGTCTGTTGTTTTCAGGATGCGGCGTTTTGCTGGGCACGTGAGCTGTCTTCTCCATTCTCCCTCTTGCAAGCACGGGGTGTGttgcttcctgaaaaaaaagaataatccaACAAAAGCCCTGCTTAGGGTTGTGTCCTTTGGGGTATCTGGCTCCGGTGGGTTGGATTGAAGGCTCTGAAGCGGCTGTGGGAAAGGAGTCTCAGCACAGGGACAAACCTGGTTTGTGCTACCTGACTCCTGGTGTCACAGAGCTGCTGAGGAGACATTCCTgctggtggtggctgccccatccctggaggtgttcaaggccaggttggatggggcttggagccccaggtccagtgggaggtgtccctgcccatggcaggggtggaatggatgggctttgaggtcccttccagcctaaaccagTCTGTGAGTGTCATGGATGCAGCCTGAGCAGCTCTGGATGGCACTAAATCTGAAATCCTGTCTTTAGGGAATCAAGCTGCGACAAAAACTGTGTGTGGAGCAGGGCAAATAAGTCCTGCGTGGAAAATGGCTGTGGGGGTTCGTGTAATGGAAGCAGCGTGTTTAATGTGGCTCTGGAGCATCTCTTCCTCCTTCACTGCTGTGTGACACCTGCCATGAGCTGCTCCTTGCCCTGTGGGAAATGCCGGCTGGCTTCCTTCCCTGTACTGAGAGACTGGGCACCTCACCAGGAACCGAAAACAGCCTCCGACTGCAGCCCTTTTGCATGCAAAGAGCTGCGAGCGGCTGGGATACAGCCCAGGTCTCTTGCAGGGACTTTGTgctgagaagaaacaaagacTCGTTGGAGACATTTGGATTCAGcaccttccctcctttccttctcatgCACCAGGCtaatcctagaatcatggaatgatttgggttgaaagggacctcaaagcccatccagtcccacccctgcgaagggcagggacacctcccactggatcaggggctccaagccccatccaacctggccttgaacccctccagggatggggcagccaccactgctctgggcgaCCTGTTCCAGTCCTTCTTGTTTTAGGTTTGCTGTTTCAGCTTGCTGTGATAATTTAGGTCAGGTCTGAGGTTAAACAAAGGCTTCTGGCAAAGTGGAAGCAGGAGCAGGTTAGAAAGGTTTCACTTCTAGAGCTGGAGGGATGTTTTGCTGGCACCTTCTCTCATGCCGGCTGGTGGGACCTATGGTAACGAGCCATACTTAGCGTTGGAGTTGCCGGCGTGGCTGTAGGAGCCGTGGGTCGCTGTGCCTGGTGGTAAATGTGTTACTCAGATTGGTGATAAAAGCCTGTTAAACATCTACTTGCAGTCTGGGTGTCTGGGCTCCAGAGTTACCAGCCAGGTAGGATCCACGGAGCAGCTCCCGGCAGCGGCGTCCGCTGCCACCATCTCTCCAATGACAGGCAGGTTCCAACCAGACTATAAAGAATACAAAGCAATtaggttattttttttgcttagcGGCTCTTTCATTTGGGTTGATTAGTGGTTTCTGGGCTTGAGGTGGGAAAGCAAAGAGGGAGCAGCGTGCTCCTGTCTACCTTGGTGCTGCAAAGCCCAGGGGTGCGGTGGCCATCGTGTCCCCGGCGTGGTTAGA
This portion of the Phaenicophaeus curvirostris isolate KB17595 chromosome 24, BPBGC_Pcur_1.0, whole genome shotgun sequence genome encodes:
- the PPP1R15B gene encoding protein phosphatase 1 regulatory subunit 15B, encoding MEPRSAPPLASLKQPPSPRMEPSGRQRGGLAAAWPGAASPPPAASSPEGNAPSSWLRLVSQLLSPLPALLQRLLPGPALSSALCPAEPPPPPLLLLSEPPSPLRWARGEQAGGGTEPSQRFWGAAVVKSRLAASPSPRGDLYVVGSAHLPQPLRAEPPAGPWRGCPAPGALPEVEFVRSKRLAFLQRWPLASLAVPEQDHGYHSLEEEQQQQHKGVCQRESEELRDAKLGEAGGEAGSGPLELEGVRGSPEGETREDSEDSDTEQSLPVSSRPACANKLIDYIIGGVSSGEESVDDEEDWDDDDDDDGFDSEGLASDSDTGSQDGERLHLWNSFYSLDPYNPQNFTATIQTSSNDPGKDRSDMEEEEEEEEDSSWAEESSGSSHPNSDEEDEWDCSSVDEAENLKLWNSFCTSDDPYNPLNFKAAFQTAEKKGTPGLKGAEKLSPVPSERCHVTVCRVQLETQSSGVTDFVQQDIPAGAKSRSTKQKKVTFLEKVTEYYISSEEDRKGPWEELARDGCRFQKRIQETEEAIGYCFTPEHRQRVFNRLQETHNKRVDPF